The DNA region CCATCAGTCCGTTTTTCAGAACCGAAGAATACTCCTGCTTCATCTCTTCAATTTGCAGACCTGCCATCACTTTCAAATTATGGACATCATTGAATGAATGTTCATAAGTACTGTAGACATTCAGATTCCAGAAATCCTCTTTTTTATTTTCACTATACAGATATGAAGTACCATTTGTATTAACCACATTTCCGTTTACATCATGGTTATAGACTGGTAACCCTGTCTCTTTTACATTGTAATCCAATATACTATAATTAAAGTCTATGTTAGTCACCCATCCTTTAATTGGTTCTATCAACAGAGAGGCCTGATAATAATGTTGATCAGAAGTCGTATTACGATTCCCTCCCTCAGCCAAAACCATGGCCGGGTTTGTTGCATTATTATCAAAATAATATCCATTAGGGTCATAAACAGGAAGATTAGGCCATGTCAAGCGATCAAAACATTCATAAAACCAGCCGTTAAAAGCTTTAGGCCGTTCATTCTCTTTCCTCACGAAACGAGTAGTAAGATTGAACTTCAACCAATCGGTTAAAGTAGTATTAAGCTTAGCTGTAGCCGAATAGCGCTCTACACCATCATGTCCATGACGTAATAAACCATTTTGATTCAGATAATTAAAAGAAGCATAATAAGCCACTCTTTCTGCCCCGCCATTCACGCTTAAGTTATGCTCCTGTGAGAACACATTGTCTTCATACACTTCTTTATACCAGTCTGTATTCGCATAAGCATTTGTAAAAGGATCATAATCCGGTTTACCCCATTGCCCATTTGAGGAAGATGGAACTCCACCGCCAATCTTCCCAGATTGATAATCAATCATCTGCTGCATAATATCATCATTGAAAATCATCCCCCCCACCATTATTCAAAGATGCGGCATTAAAGAAGTTAGCAAAAGTATAAGAATCCATCATTTTAGGTAAATTGATGGGGCTTGCTATACGGAAATTATTATTATAACTTATAGAGGCCTTTCCAGCCTTACCTTTTTTAGTCGTAATCAATATTACCCCAAAAGGTGCACGCGAACCATAAATAGAAGCTGCCGCCGCATCTTTCAGCACAGAAATGTTCTCAATATCTTGTGGATTGACAGTATTAATATCTCCCTCCATACCATCAATTAAAATCAGCGGACTCCCACTTGACCCATCACCGATGGTACCCACACCACGAATATTGATGCTCATATTCTGATCCAGTTCACCGGTACTGGTAGAAATCTGTAAGCCCGGAACTAGTCCTTGCAAAGCCTGAGTAGCAGTTGCTACAGGACGTGCCTCAAATGTTTCTGCATCTACCGTACTGACAGCACCGGTCAGGTTCACTTTTTTCTGCGTTCCAAAACCGATAACCACCACTTCATCCAAAGTTTGAGTATCTTCTTTTAAAGTCACTGCCAATGATTTTTCTCCTACAGGAACCACACGTAGTTCTTTGTAACCAATATACGATACACACAATGTACTACCAACAGATACCTCCAAAGTAAAATTTCCATCTATATCAGTAATCGTACCATTCGAAGGATTGCCTTCTTCGGTGACTGTCGCCCCGATTACCGGTTCACCTTCCACATCAGTCACTGTACCTTTAATCTTTTGCTTCTTTTGTTCCTTTGTGGAGTTCTGGTCTTGAGTCCCCTTTCTGACAATTATACTTTTCCCTTGAATTTCATAGGAAACATTTTGTCCTTTCAGTATCTGTTTGACAGCTTCATCCAATTGACCGGCATCAATTGATACTTTTCTATCGGTATTAATATCTCCTGCAATATAAACGAATGAATAACCACTTTGAGTTTGTAACTCCGTTATCGCCTTCTTCACCGATACATTGCTCATTTTCAAAGATATATCCTGAGAATATATACTAAGATTCAGGCATAGCAAAGCCCCGACCACAAGGATGGCCTTTTTTCTGTAATTCATAAATTTAGAAATTAATGATTAAAACATCTGATAAAAGGCGCTCTTAAAGAAATGTTTTTGCTACTTTTGTAACACTTCTTAAAAGCATCTCACACTTAATTGACTGAGTTGAGGAACGAGAAGTGAAAATCGGAAGGTCTCGTACATCTTCCGATTTTCTTATATACTCTATATGTTCCCCTTTTTAGTTAGCTATTATGGACTTCTGTTCATAATTAATTAATATTTAAGGTTTAACAAAAAAATTAATATAAGACGATTTTCTCTCCTTTCAACGTATAATGTACTTTTCCGGTAGCAGACAGTGCGTCCAATATATCATTAATACCTTGCTTAGTCCGGTTAAAGTTTCCATAAAATCTAAGTTCCTTCAAAGATTCTTCGGTAAACTCTATTTTTACACCATAGCTTCTTTCCAATATTTTGGCAACTTCCAGCAATGGTGTTTCGTCAAATGAAAGGCAGCCTTCTGCCCATCGCAATACTGTCTGAGCATTTATCGACTCTTTTTTCATCACTTTCTCCTTCTTGTCCAGCACCATTTGTTCATCAGGTATCAAAACCAAATCAGCCTCTTGACGAATTTTATTCTTCAAAGCCACTTTGCCTTCTATCAGAGATACAACAACTTCCCCATCTTCAGGATAATCGCGAAAATTGAACTTAGTTCCCAAAACTCGCACCTGTACATCCTCCGTCCTGACATAAAACGGTATCTTCCGGTTATGTGCCACTTCAAAATATCCTTCACCTTGCAAAGTCACTTCACGACTGTTTACACCAAAATCCTGTGCATAAGTGATACGGGAATCAGAGTTCAGCAATACTGTTGTTCCATCCGGTAAATGAAGACGAGTTTGCGAGCCTGCCGGTGCTTCTACTTCTATTTCCGCCAAGGCATTTCTTAAGTTGTCTTCTCCTTTCTGATATGAAAAATATGAAATAAAACCGAGTAGTAAAATTGCTGCTGCGTATTTGTACAAACTTCTCCACACAAAGTTTTTCGTCTTTCTCTTCTCAGCTTTTTGCCTTTCCAGCCGTTTCTCAAAACGTTCAAAAGCCTTTTCCTGATCATAATATTCTCCTCCATTCTCCTGCACCGCAGAGAACCAGATTTCCTGGCATTTCATAAAGTACACACGGTTTTCCTCCGATTCGGCAATCCATGTTTTCAATTCTTCCAAAGCATTTACTTCCAACCCTTCTGCCAGGAAGGTAGAAATCAGTTCATCTATATGTGCTGTTTTTGTTTCCATATTGGTGTCTCTATAATGATGACGATTTTTTTATTTGATAGGGTAGTCTAAATTGGGTTTTTCTCACTATTTCAGCCGAAAAAAAAGAAGAAGATAGTCAGCAGATATTTGCCAAGCTTAGTATACAAGGTAGCCAAAGCATTCTTTATATGATATTTAACGGTATTTATAGAGATTCCGGTTTCTTGTGAGATTTCCTCATACTTTTTTCCTTCAAACCTGCTTTTTCGAAAAACTTGTCGACATTCTTCAGGCAATTCATCAATAGCACGATAAATCTCATGTTCTAATTCCCTTTCCAATAATGAGCCCAAGGGAGTATCTTCAGAGGTTATATACCGCTCCCTGATATCTTCATCTTCGCCTAATACAGAGAAAGTTACTTCACTTTGTTCCCTTTTAGAAGACAGATAATCCTTACAGCGATTACGGACCGCCTGTACCAAATAGCTGCGTAAAGAGATTTGTATATTCAGAAGCTCACGAACCTCCCAAATATGGAATATTACATCACCTACAAGTGTCTCTGCTAGAAAGCCATCTCCTACAAATTCACGAGCCACATGACATAACATACTATAATGATTCCGGTACAGATATCTATAAGCTTCCTCATTACCTTGTTTCAACTGCTCAATAACTAACTGTTCTGAAAATTCCATGCCACCAGATTTAAGTATAGGCAAAGGTAGAAAAATATTAGTGCCTGTAAAATATATCAGAATAAAATAACTACTTTTGCAGTACCCCTTAGGAACCATTATGCACAAGCAAACACACTAAGGAGCAAACAACTCACAACTATGGAAGAAGAACATCATTTTACGAACGTACCCTACAATTACCCCTTATGCCTCAACCGCCAATGCCCCAAAGCATCTACCTGCCTGCGGCAACTGGTAGAGCAAGAAGTGCCGGACAGTATGGAATACTGGGTAGTCATCAGCCCCAAATACCAGGCTAAACTGAAGGGTGCATGTCCCCATTATCGCTCCAGTCAAAAAGTGCAATATGCCAAAGGCTGCATGAATATCCTTGATAACCTGCCCCACAAGCAAAGACAACTCGCCATAATCCATCTGGTAGAATACTTCAGCCGAAGAACCTATTACCGCATCCGCAAAGGCGAACGCCTCCTCAGCCCTGCCGAACAAAGGGACGTACAGAAAATCTTCAAACAGTGCGGTGCAACCGGAAAACAGGAGTTTGACGCTTACGTAGAAGACTACGAATGGTAACAATCTCCCCCATCTGCAGGCTAGCTACCTCCCATCTATAGATCCATGCTTTTGCCATGCCTATGGCACAACTTTGCCATCATAGTGGCACAACATTGCCATGCCTATGGCACGACTGTGCCAAAGCGGTGGCAAGAATCAGGCACAGCTCTACGGTTTCGGCAACGCCGCATTCCCGGCAGATTAAAGCTGCAAGGCAGCAAAATGATCAGGCAGGAGGAATACACACTCTCTTCTTAAACCAAACCCCAAACACAGGATCAGAAAGTGTGACTCTTGGTCCGTCTGTCTCTATCAGCTCTTTCTGCAACAAAGCGTTTTTCAGACGGATAATATTGGCCGAAGTACCTAAATTATACTTTTGCAGCACCTCTTTACGGCTGAATCCTGAATCGACTCCATCAATAATAGCCCGCAGGAAATTCATTTGATAAGATGAAAGGGATTCTATTTCATTTTGGAACAAGATGTTGTTTTGATCCAACAAATCTTCTAAAGCAGCTGAAAGCTGAGTATCGGTAGCAGCACCGGCAGTGTGTATCCAAAGTAACCAGGAAAGTTGCTGCACATAGGAGGAATGATTATCAACGAGCCTGCATATTTCTTCGGCCAAACCGGAGGAAATATGTTTTCCGGTATCCGCAAAACGCCGGCAAATGTATTCCACCCAATACTTCGTTTCTATTTTAGTAAGATAGATAGCATCTCCGAATTTATAGAAGGGCAGGTTCCTCCTCTCAAAAAGTTCATTCATCAGGTGCTTCTTACTCCCAAAGAGGCAATAAGATACGTGCTGTTGCAACTGCCAAACGGTACGCAGTTTCTTTTGGAAAGTTTTGGAGTCCTCAAAGTCCGAAATCTGCTGGAACTCATCAATGCAAATTACAATCTGAATACCTTTCTCGCGAGCTATCTTCTCGGGTAGTTGCAGAATATCGGTTTCAAAACTATCACCTCTAACATATTCAAAGTTGATTGAGAAATCGTTCATCGGGTCTGTCCCAATAGAGATTTTAGGATTGATATGCGACAGGAAAAGTTTGGCATTCTCTATCCATTCATCCCATTTGGATGAGGTCTGCTTAAGTACGGAAGTGGTCCAAAGGCGATAAAATTCCTGCTCGGTTCGGCAGGAAAAGATGTCCATATATACAACCTTTCTTTTCGCGGTTTGAGCCATTTGGGCCACTTTTTTCACCAATGACGTTTTTCCCCACCTACGAGGAGAAATCAATATGGTATTTACACCATGTGTAAAGTTGAGAAGCAGACGCTCTGTTTCTTTTTCGCGGTCGGTAAAGTTTTCACCGGAGGTGGCTACACCAAATACAAATGGCTTTTCCATAATGCAAAAGTTTACTGTTATCTGCAAAATAAACGATTTATTTGATGATAAACAAGTTTGTTACAAACAAAGTTGTTTGTAACAAACTTGTTTGATAACATTGTATTATTACCACCTATCCCCTTTACGGCTGTTTCAGATAATCCGAAGGCAACACTCCGAACTCCTCTTTAAAACATTGCCGGAAGTAAACCACGCTATTTATACCTACTTTGAACGCAACCTCGGATATATTATACCTGCCCTCCAGCAACAACCGTTCGGCATACCGCATCTTTATCTTACGGACATACTCATTAGTGGAAAGTCCCGTCAGCGCTTTCATCTTACGGTAAAGCGTAGATTTACTCATATACATATTGTCAGACAAGTAGCCGATATCAATCTTCTCGGACGACAGCCGGTCTTCTATCAGCTTGTTTATCTTCTCAAGAAATTCATTATCCAGCTTATTCATGGACTCTGCCAGCTGGGCACGCTTCTCATCCAGACTGTGATGAGACGTCGAACCGGCAAAGCGCTCCGCCAGCAGCTTGCGCGATTCAAGCAAATTATTGATGCGGCTATGCAGAAGGGTAGCACTGAAAGGCTTGGTCAGATAAGAGTCCGCTCCCACCTGGTATCCCTCTTCCTTATCTTGCAGAGAGTCTTTGGCAGTCAGCAGGATGATGGGAATATGGCTGGTGCGCACGTCTTCTTTCAGCTGCTTACACATCGTGATTCCGTTCATCACGGGCATCATGATATCGCTCACGATGATGTCGGGGATACAACTCAACGCTTGCTCTATTCCCAGTTCGCCGTTGGCGGCGGTCTTCACTTCAAAATCATCGGAGAAGGACTCGACGATATAGTTGCAAATGTCCTCATTGTCCTCCACAATCAGCAGAATACGCTTTCCACCGGACACTAATTCCGGAATCTCTTCCTTTTCCTCCTTTTCATCGGCCGGTTTCTCCGGTGAATCGGTATGCAACACACTGGGATAGGTATTGCCCGTCAGCAGGCTGAAGTAGAACGTGCTGCCTACACCCAAAGTGCTTTCCGCCCTTATTTCCCCTTCGTGAAGGGTAACCAGATTCTTCACCAATGCCAAACCGATGCCCGTACCGGAGGCCTGGTGATCACCGCCCTCCTGATAATAACGGTTAAAAATATGGGGCAATGAGTCGGGGCTGATGCCGTAACCGGTATCGCTGATTTTAATCTCGGTATAGTCAATGTTGTTCCGCACCACGTGATACAGGCCCAGTGTAATGATACCCTTTTCGGTATATTTAATCGCATTGGAGATCAGATTGTCCAGGATAATGGTCACCACTTCTTTATCAAAGTACAGGGACATATCCTCCTGTTCCAGTTCGATGTGGAACTCTATATCCGGTTTGCGGTTCAATTCCTTATATTTGAGGCCGACTTCATGCACCAGATTAGCGATATTGTCATGAGCCACACAGAGTTTCTTATTCTGCGTTTCCGTCTTTCTGAATTCCAGTATCTGATTTATCAGGTTCAGCAACCGGATCGCACTCTGATGAATCACCGATATCTTTTGGGAATCTTTGCTAGACAGTGAGTTACCTTTCTGCATATCTTCCAATGGTCCCAGTATCAGCGTCAGCGGTGTGCGGAGTTCGTGCGTGATGTTGGTATAAAAACGCAGACGCTCCTGGTTCAGTTCCTGCTCCTGCTCATGATTCTTCTTTTCCAGATCGTACAGAACTTCCATATCGAGCTTCTTCTTGTAAGCATAAAGAATGAGGAACAGGATGGCTCCACTCAACAATATATAGCTGCATTTCGCCCACCAGGTAAGCCACAAAGGCGGAACAATGTGAATATCCAAAGTAGTAACCTCATCCGACCATTCTTGGTTCTTGATACGGGTTTTTACCATGAAGTGATAATCACCGGGAGGTACATTGCGGAAGGTAACGTTATTGGGATCCGTCACCGTATACCATGCATCTTCCAGTCCTTTCAGCATATAGGCATACTCCACCTGATTGACCAATGCATAGTTGTGTATATTAAAAGTTATATTAAAGCTATTTTGCATATACTTCAGCCTTACTTTCGACCGACCGTCAATACTGACCACCTCTTCATTGCCTCCCGCATTACCCAAAGGAGCAAATATCTTCATTTCCGTGATAACAGCCGCAGGAGACTCACGCTTTGCCAGAACAAAATCCGGATTAAAGTGGCAAAGTCCATTGATGGAACCGAAATAAATCTCTCCATCCTGATCCTTAGCCACACTGCCACTCATAAAATTTCCCATCGGCACATTATCCCAATGGTCATAGTTATAGAAAACATCCTTATCCCGCAACAGACAACTGATTCCTTTATTGGTGCTCACCCAGATATTATGGTTGGCATCTTCCGTTATAGCACGTATATGTGTATTGGTCAATCCTTCTTCACGGCGGTAAACCTTATATTCCCAATCGGATGGCGAGGAGAAGCACACCAAACCTTCTCCTGTCCCGACCCATACATTCTTCCTGCTGTCTTCATAAATCGCATTTATGGTATTGGAAGGGAACAGGTTCTCCATATTAAAGAGATTGATATCCTGCAATTCATCGTCTCCTATCCCCAGACCACTCCCGAATCTCTTCCTGATAAACGGATACCCGTTTACCTTGATCAAAGACATTGATTCCTCCCCCATCTGTTCCAATCCACAATTTACCTTGGCTGTCCACACAAACGCTGCTTGCTGTTTTATTATTCAGGCGACTCATTGAATTCTGATTGGGAGAATAGTAATAACCGCTGAACAAAGGTGGCTCATAGCTAAGGAAGTTTATGCCGCCACCCCATACACCGGTCCATATATTCTTGAATGAATCCTGAAAAATACACCTCGCACTTGAGTTAGACAGACTGTATCCGTCATCTCCTTCCCTGATATAATGAAATTGAGTCTGTTCGGGTAGCAGGAACAAGCGCTGCGATAAGTCCATTATGGCTATTCCGCCAAATTCCATAGCTATCCACAACTTATTCCCGTCAAGCTGCTTAATGTCGTAGATATAGTGCGAAAGATTCCCGTCTGAATTAAACTGGATGAAATTCTCTGATTCGGGATTAAACAATGCCAGACCTTTGTTTGTCCCTACCCAGATATTATTATTCAGCTCCTTATATACGCATCTCACTTCATTACCCGGCAAGCTGTGCGGATCACTCGGATCATGCACGAAGTTCTTCGCCCTCCTATCTTTAATGGAAAGAATACTAAAACCATTATGGACATGACCTACATATAACTTACCATTCCCCCCGTCAGCAACAGTCCAGATGTTATCACTGGCAAGCCCCGGTACATTTGCCGTATTATAATGAGAAAAGCGACCGGTTTCTTTATCGAAATATTCAATTCCTTTCCAATAAGTTGTCACCCATAGATTTCCATCAGCAGCGGCAATAACATTGGTTACGTCATCCGTAATGATACTTTCAGGCACAGCCTCATTATGCCGGTAGAATGTAAAAGTGTCCTTTACATAATCATAAGCATTCAACCCCGCCCTCTGTGTGCCAATCCATAAGATGGAATCCTTCGGATCATCCAGCAGACAGTTCAGTTCATTCCCCGTAATGCCATATCCGTTCTTTGTTTCATTCTTATAATAAGTAATGAAGCGCGTTCCATCGAACTTATTCAGGCCCTCTTCTGTCGCAAACCATAGAAAGCCCTCCTTGTCCTGGGCTATACTAACCACATAGTTATTGGATAATCCCTTCTCAATTCCCAATTGCCTGACAGCATAAGGTTGTGCCGTCAGAAGGGCAGGTAACAACAGTAAGTAAAGTAATAATCTGCTTTTCATGACATCAATTTTCTATTGCAATCCAAAAGTATAAATAAATTCTTTATTTCAGATACACAAATCGTTCATTGCAAGATTTACATCCCCTCACTGCAAGATTTATGCAGTCCAAGAAACTTAAGATAGCTTACATTTGCATCATCTAAAAGTGATATTTTAGTAAAGAATGTATCTAATTGTTTAACTTTAAAAGTAATATGTATGAAGAAGCATTTATTCAATGCTGCCCTACTCTGGGCATTCTTATCACTGACTTTATGGACTACAGGATGTAGCGACGATGATGGCTATCCTGATGTGGACGGACAAGCACCTTCCATAGAAATGACACTCGAACACATTCAGACTGCAAATGGTCGCACATTTACATTGGAAGGAACGATTAAAGATGCTGATGGTATTTCAACCATTCAACTGCAATGTGCCGACCTGAACCTCAACAAAACAATCGATTTGATCGAGATTTATGAG from Bacteroides sp. MSB163 includes:
- a CDS encoding RNA polymerase sigma-70 factor, whose translation is MEFSEQLVIEQLKQGNEEAYRYLYRNHYSMLCHVAREFVGDGFLAETLVGDVIFHIWEVRELLNIQISLRSYLVQAVRNRCKDYLSSKREQSEVTFSVLGEDEDIRERYITSEDTPLGSLLERELEHEIYRAIDELPEECRQVFRKSRFEGKKYEEISQETGISINTVKYHIKNALATLYTKLGKYLLTIFFFFFG
- a CDS encoding AAA family ATPase, whose product is MEKPFVFGVATSGENFTDREKETERLLLNFTHGVNTILISPRRWGKTSLVKKVAQMAQTAKRKVVYMDIFSCRTEQEFYRLWTTSVLKQTSSKWDEWIENAKLFLSHINPKISIGTDPMNDFSINFEYVRGDSFETDILQLPEKIAREKGIQIVICIDEFQQISDFEDSKTFQKKLRTVWQLQQHVSYCLFGSKKHLMNELFERRNLPFYKFGDAIYLTKIETKYWVEYICRRFADTGKHISSGLAEEICRLVDNHSSYVQQLSWLLWIHTAGAATDTQLSAALEDLLDQNNILFQNEIESLSSYQMNFLRAIIDGVDSGFSRKEVLQKYNLGTSANIIRLKNALLQKELIETDGPRVTLSDPVFGVWFKKRVCIPPA
- a CDS encoding FecR family protein, translated to METKTAHIDELISTFLAEGLEVNALEELKTWIAESEENRVYFMKCQEIWFSAVQENGGEYYDQEKAFERFEKRLERQKAEKRKTKNFVWRSLYKYAAAILLLGFISYFSYQKGEDNLRNALAEIEVEAPAGSQTRLHLPDGTTVLLNSDSRITYAQDFGVNSREVTLQGEGYFEVAHNRKIPFYVRTEDVQVRVLGTKFNFRDYPEDGEVVVSLIEGKVALKNKIRQEADLVLIPDEQMVLDKKEKVMKKESINAQTVLRWAEGCLSFDETPLLEVAKILERSYGVKIEFTEESLKELRFYGNFNRTKQGINDILDALSATGKVHYTLKGEKIVLY
- a CDS encoding DUF6078 family protein, encoding MEEEHHFTNVPYNYPLCLNRQCPKASTCLRQLVEQEVPDSMEYWVVISPKYQAKLKGACPHYRSSQKVQYAKGCMNILDNLPHKQRQLAIIHLVEYFSRRTYYRIRKGERLLSPAEQRDVQKIFKQCGATGKQEFDAYVEDYEW